A genomic stretch from Mycosarcoma maydis chromosome 3, whole genome shotgun sequence includes:
- a CDS encoding uncharacterized protein (related to BOR1 - boron efflux transporter), whose protein sequence is MNSLDAGSAPPLSSVQQRQEGSTTSTTRNSQDVGTITLGSSSQTVSNNALTNRNPGARASNTEEDNNVRNASRSRSDHAPSDTMKERRAPVTYPLFNGDKPWSQRSWAYELMPFRGMWYDLRRRKPYLASDWIEGFEPKNWWFVVNSIIRMYFINLMPAIAYVLDMNYRTGGSYGVNEVILASALAAIVFSIFSVQPLTFVGVTGLINLVNYTQYNIFVGYYGFDQLSYLRIQAWSLIWAAGFHFIVAIFNVCDFTRFITDMTSETFGFYVGVIYIQKGIELLIEEFEPLPLDNATGWLSVTIAILFTVSVYLVAKVGNTTYLPFKVRNFVAGYAFAAGCIFWTGFSHFPKNSLQRVPVERVPITKAFFPTLDRPWFIDFWNIELKYVFVGAPLGFLIMLLFYFDHNVSSVMAQARSYPVRKPAGFHWDFFLLGITTLVSGFLGLPAPNGLVPQAPVHTETLSVYKQVEKPNADKRIARETLSRRASKMRTVKQQHIVNVRVVENRLSHLIIGLLTLGTMTRPLLVVLGTMPRAVFAGIFVLVGWASIERNSITLRTLAIFRDRQLAPPNEPLNTIRRSKIALFVSIQWLFAAMTIAISATIAGIGFPVLITLLIPVRYYLVPRWFSPLELKILDAPTADADGVLASLGHEPERVTGRGVEIALDTKIAGTLYHKKSLDEESDDQDDQDDQDEGDVGAEKSASQFRDEYSKHQRSPDDEEARLSGAGGSIEMTRRKQSTSDENVHLEGAAMASGDELREEANEEVEASNSQRVLKVGERSDVPAVERPAIAQQHHDLSDTRPSAAGQNDTTATTFADTPAATGSHFAEVVSAPSPLSTAKRLGRRYVLVENPSRGAGVPASPVQWRQGDEPQQ, encoded by the coding sequence ATGAACTCACTCGACGCAGGCTCGGCCCCACCACTGAGCTCTGTACAACAGCGGCAAGAAGGCAGCACTACCAGTACAACACGCAATTCCCAAGATGTCGGCACCATCACTTTGGGATCCTCCTCACAGACCGTATCGAACAATGCACTTACCAATCGAAACCCAGGTGCAAGGGCATCTAACACAGAAGAGGACAATAACGTCAGGAACGCATCTCGCAGTAGAAGCGACCATGCACCATCCGACACCATGAAGGAGCGTCGCGCTCCAGTCACGTATCCGCTTTTCAACGGCGACAAGCCATGGTCGCAAAGGTCCTGGGCGTATGAGCTGATGCCCTTCCGCGGCATGTGGTACGACCTTCGACGCCGCAAACCGTATCTCGCCAGCGATTGGATTGAGGGCTTTGAGCCCAAAAACTGGTGGTTCGTGGTGAACAGTATCATCCGCATGTACTTCATCAACCTCATGCCTGCCATTGCCTACGTCCTTGATATGAACTACCGCACCGGCGGATCATACGGTGTTAATGAGGTCATTTTGGCTTCAGCGCTCGCTGCTATTGTCTTTTCCATCTTCTCTGTTCAGCCTTTGACATTTGTCGGCGTCACCGGTCTAATCAACCTCGTCAACTACACCCAGTACAACATTTTCGTCGGCTATTATGGCTTTGATCAACTCAGTTACCTTAGGATACAGGCCTGGTCGTTGATCTGGGCAGCTGGCTTCCACTTCATTGTCGCCATCTTTAACGTCTGCGACTTTACCCGCTTCATCACCGACATGACTTCGGAAACGTTCGGCTTCTACGTGGGTGTCATCTACATCCAAAAGGgaatcgagctgctcatcgAAGAGTTCGAGCCGCTTCCGCTCGACAACGCAACCGGCTGGCTCTCCGTCACGATCGCTATCCTCTTCACTGTGTCCGTATACTTGGTCGCCAAGGTGGGCAATACGACTTATCTACCCTTTAAGGTTCGAAACTTTGTTGCTGGGTAcgcctttgctgctggctgcaTCTTCTGGACCGGCTTCAGCCACTTTCCCAAGAACTCGTTGCAGCGTGTTCCGGTCGAACGAGTTCCCATCACCAAAGCGTTTTTCCCCACATTGGACAGGCCTTGGTTTATCGACTTTTGGAACATTGAGCTCAAGTACGTCTTTGTTGGTGCACCGctcggcttcttgatcATGCTGCTGTTCTACTTTGATCATAACGTCAGCAGTGTTATGGCCCAGGCGAGAAGTTACCCGGTTCGCAAACCAGCGGGCTTTCACTGGGACTTCTTCTTGCTGGGCATCACCACGCTCGTTTCTGGCTTCCTCGGTCTTCCGGCTCCCAACGGTCTAGTTCCCCAGGCGCCTGTTCACACGGAAACACTGTCGGTATATAAGCAGGTCGAAAAACCAAACGCAGACAAACGCATCGCTCGCGAAACCCTGTCCCGCCGCGCAAGCAAAATGCGCACTGTCAAACAGCAACACATTGTCAACGTGCGCGTGGTTGAAAATCGGCTTTCGCATCTGATCATCGGTCTGCTCACTCTAGGAACAATGACACGCCCCTTGCTCGTTGTCCTTGGAACCATGCCACGCGCCGTCTTCGCAGGGATCTTTGTGCTTGTCGGATGGGCATCCATTGAACGCAACAGTATCACTCTACGCACCTTGGCTATCTTCAGAGATCGACAACTCGCTCCGCCCAACGAACCGCTCAACACCATCCGTCGAAGCAAGATCGCGCTTTTCGTCAGCATTCAATGGCTCTTTGCTGCCATGACGATCGCAATCTCTGCCACGATTGCTGGAATCGGCTTCCCCGTCCTCATCACGCTGCTCATTCCCGTAAGGTACTATCTGGTTCCGCGATGGTTCAGCCCATTGGAGTTGAAGATCCTGGATGCGCCAACAGCCGATGCGGATGGCGTACTTGCCTCGTTGGGCCACGAACCGGAGCGTGTCACCGGACGCGGAGTCGAGATTGCGCTCGATACGAAGATCGCCGGTACGCTGTACCATAAGAAGTCGCTCGACGAAGAGTcggacgaccaagacgatcaagatgatcaagacgaGGGAGACGTGGGAGCGGAAAAGTCAGCATCGCAGTTCCGTGACGAATATTCGAAGCACCAGCGGTCGCCtgatgatgaagaggcTCGTCTCAGTGGTGCAggcggcagcatcgaaATGACGAGACGAAAACAGTCGACGTCGGATGAGAATGTACACTTGGAGGGTGCTGCGATGGCATCGGGAGATGAACTTCGAGAAGAAGCGAATGAGGAAGTTGAAGCTAGTAATTCTCAGCGAGTTCTCAAAGTAGGGGAAAGATCTGATGTACCTGCAGTGGAACGACCTGCAATAGCCCAACAGCACCACGACTTGTCGGACACCAGACCTTCTGCAGCAGGCCAGAACGACACCACTGCGACGACATTTGCAGATACCCCAGCAGCGACTGGCTCGCACTTTGCGGAAGTAGTCTCTGCACCTTCTCCTTTGAGTACAGCCAAGCGGCTTGGGCGTCGCTACGTCCTAGTAGAGAACCCTTCGAGAGGTGCAGGCGTGCCTGCATCGCCCGTGCAGTGGCGCCAGGGCGACGAACCGCAGCAGTAG
- a CDS encoding uncharacterized protein (related to ATP-dependent DNA helicase): protein MTPSTSTANCSNSEQHQLTPQNSGGVSANASGAQPGRNIPAYLESLSPSQYAAATHPPTTCLQILAGPGSGKTRVLTSRVAWLILDPANKLRPEDILVVTFTNKAANEMKMRLVKLIGKERVDNLVIGTFHSVCARYLRKYGRLISLSNNFSIIDSEDAKRMLKSILKELKAELEKENLELKPEQAMSEISKAKAKEIDPVRYRQLAEQEAAKSASRKAPIGKQFTGSASFKQVMATIYIMYQKQLVDANALDFDDLLVYGVQLFRRQNQVVRNIRHVLVDEFQDTNITQYELMRLVATASQAVSIVGDPDQSIYGWRSAEIGNLDKMTREFKGTQQARLEENYRSTGAILELALRVVQQDTSRVDKDLYTSHPRGLPVVLKSHASAQLEAAYIASEIKRLVAHYGGVLDYNDFVILLRFNYLSRAIEAELQSRGIDSKMMGGHKFFDRMEVKDLLAYLALADNPGFTPAFIRVVNVPKRGIGDKGVTDLLTMAKAESCSPMELVERVVRGGKNPGIKPAMKRGLEHLVEAVLAVRQAARNGTPVAQLLQLLIEKIDYESYLQAQLDYEARWGNVQELISFSIIVAQNTAYADTPSLSIDQIISHTLSNQQDTDTGRDAQDDSKLADSLQEVDIKPISREKSPMPSSIHPYFQKHGAGKRKPKPSTKGDLIDLCVSSDEDNEAASTEEEPAPVKRQRVAKKESAVNDKAIHNKDDISAKSFLVSQLDEINEQVDRNTQENPADHDKESDDEEEEAGPKTPLRTFLEASILATDMGTESEEKDGKKKPKVTISTCHAAKGLEWPVVFIPAIEEGCFPSFRCEKPDEIAEERRLLYVAMTRAESMLYLTHASYRMQGGEGKDKVLSTFVTSVAAKQDGGCCHAKKAIPFCTTRPKVDAEAVRTMVKVTGRDLPTDAKIKEAIAQWEKTSAKDVQQVDQMNIGRSMGFDTYSSYGSATGGWNSQIGSGLYSNHGLLSSSSGWSRNPQIDDNTRKQLELATPTLGSFSSPVDIDASPSPAYSGFQRASSLCGASRGNGLQTSSNNHSNFSSHYGSFGSGTRRKQPLIPPSRRPAATPSAPPSFTDDVRLRARPEDSVALARADGTAPRPRADLTSFQQAHSQGISSMLNMLPPSSDGGSGGGSSNHSPICIDDDASDGSNWSGKARASRGKKRLGIRRRV from the coding sequence ATGACCCCAAGCACTTCTACTGCAAACTGTTCTAACTcagagcagcatcagctgACTCCTCAGAACAGCGGTGGTGTGAGTGCCAATGCTTCAGGAGCGCAGCCAGGTCGCAATATACCGGCGTACCTTGAATCACTCTCTCCATCGCAAtatgctgctgctacccACCCGCCAACAACATGTCTTCAGATCTTGGCAGGACCTGGCTCAGGCAAGACGCGTGTCCTAACATCCCGAGTCGCATggctcatcctcgacccTGCAAACAAGCTCAGACCCGAAGACATCCTCGTGGTTACCTTTACCAACAAAGCCGCCAACGAAATGAAGATGCGCctcgtcaagctcatcgGCAAGGAGCGAGTCGATaacctcgtcatcggcaCCTTTCATTCGGTCTGCGCCAGATACCTCCGCAAATACGGCCGACTTATCTCGCTTTCCAACAACTTTAGCATAATCGATTCGGAAGATGCAAAGCGCATGCTCAAGTCCATCCTTAAAGAGCTCAAGGCGGAGCTCGAAAAAGAAAATCTCGAACTCAAACCGGAGCAGGCCATGTCTGAAATCTCCAAAGCAAAGGCGAAGGAGATCGACCCTGTGAGATACAGGCAGCtcgcagagcaagaagccgcCAAGTCAGCGTCTCGGAAAGCACCTATCGGCAAGCAATTCACAGGGTCTGCATCGTTCAAGCAAGTCATGGCCACCATCTACATCATGTATCAaaagcagctcgtcgacgccaacgccttgGACTTCGACGATCTACTCGTGTACGGAGTCCAGCTGTTTCGACGTCAGAATCAGGTGGTCCGCAACATTCGACAtgtgctcgtcgatgagTTCCAGGACACCAACATCACACAGTACGAGCTCATGCGCCTAGTAGCAACTGCATCGCAAGCTGTCAGCATCGTTGGTGATCCAGATCAGAGCATCTATGGCTGGCGCAGTGCCGAGATTGGCAACCTCGACAAGATGACGAGAGAGTTCAAGGGTACACAGCAGGCGCGTCTCGAAGAGAACTACCGAAGCACCGGTGCAATCCTCGAACTGGCGCTCAGAGTGGTTCAGCAGGACACCTCGCGTGTCGACAAGGACCTCTACACGTCACATCCCCGCGGACTGCCCGTCGTCCTCAAGTCGCACGCGTCggcgcagctcgaggccGCATACATTGCATCCGAGATCAAGCGTCTTGTCGCCCATTACGGAGGCGTGCTTGATTACAatgatttcgtgattctgctgcgcttcaaTTACCTCTCGCGCGCCATCGAGGCTGAGTTGCAATCTAGGGGCATCGACTCCAAGATGATGGGAGGTCACAAGTTCTTTGATCGAATGGAAGTCAAAGATCTGCTCGCCTATTTGGCACTTGCCGATAATCCAGGCTTTACACCAGCATTCATTCGCGTGGTCAACGTGCCAAAACGAGGTATTGGCGACAAGGGCGTCACAGATCTTCTGACCATGGCGAAAGCAGAGAGCTGTAGTCCCATGGAGCTTGTCGAAAGGGTTGTACGAGGCGGTAAGAACCCAGGCATCAAACCAGCCATGAAAAGGGGCCTCGAGCATTTAGTCGAGGCTGTGCTAGCGGTACGACAGGCAGCTAGAAATGGCACGCCTGTAGCTCAActgctccagctgctcatCGAGAAGATCGATTACGAGTCGTATCTCCAGGCGCAGCTGGACTACGAAGCACGCTGGGGCAACGTACAAGAACTGATCTCGTTCTCCATCATTGTGGCCCAGAATACAGCGTATGCCGATACGCCATCCCTTTCCATCGATCAGATTATTTCTCATACGCTGTCAAATCAGCAAGACACCGATACCGGCAGAGATGCGCAAGATGACAGTAAGCTGGCAGATTCACTTCAAGAGGTCGACATCAAGCCGATAAGCCGTGAAAAGTCACCAATGCCTTCGTCAATTCATCCTTACTTTCAAAAACACGGAGCTGGAAAACGAAAACCCAAGCCGTCGACGAAGGGGGACTTGATCGACCTGTGCGTCTCCAGCGATGAAGATAATGAAGCAGCCAGTACAGAAGAAGAGCCTGCTCCAGTAAAGAGGCAGCGCGTGGCAAAGAAAGAGTCTGCTGTGAACGACAAGGCAATTCACAATAAGGATGATATCAGCGCTAAATCTTTCCTCGTATCACAGCTCGATGAGATTAACGAACAGGTTGACCGAAATACGCAAGAGAACCCGGCTGACCATGACAAAGaaagcgacgacgaggaggaggaggcagGACCAAAGACGCCACTCCGCACATTCCTGGAAGCATCAATCCTGGCGACCGACATGGGCACAGAATCCGAGGAAAAGGATGGAAAGAAGAAACCGAAAGTAACCATTTCGACCTGCCATGCAGCTAAAGGCCTTGAATGGCCCGTAGTCTTCATTCCGGCCATCGAAGAAGGCTGTTTCCCATCCTTCCGTTGCGAGAAGCCCGACGAGATTGCCGAAGAACGACGCTTGCTCTACGTTGCCATGACGCGAGCTGAGAGTATGCTTTACCTCACGCATGCCTCTTACCGAATGCAAGGAGGCGAGGGCAAGGACAAGGTCCTTAGCACATTTGTTACTTCGGTCGCCGCAAAGCAGGATGGAGGTTGCTGTCATGCGAAAAAGGCGATTCCATTTTGCACGACTCGCCCAAAAGTCGATGCAGAGGCTGTCAGGACCATGGTCAAAGTGACTGGAAGAGACTTGCCAACAGacgccaagatcaaagAAGCCATTGCGCAGTGGGAAAAGACATCTGCGAAGGATGTGCAGCAGGTGGATCAGATGAACATTGGTCGCAGCATGGGTTTTGACACCTATTCAAGCTACGGTAGTGCTACGGGCGGCTGGAACTCGCAGATTGGGTCTGGACTGTACAGCAATCATGGACTCCTCTCTAGCTCTTCTGGATGGAGTCGAAATCCACAGATCGATGACAATACTCGGAAACAGCTAGAGCTCGCTACGCCGACGCTGGGTAGCTTCTCTTCTCCAGTCGATATCGATGCATCTCCTTCACCGGCCTACTCTGGCTTCCAACGCGCATCGTCTCTGTGCGGCGCAAGCCGCGGTAACGGGCTCCAAACTTCTTCTAACAACCATTCGAATTTCTCTTCGCATTACGGATCGTTTGGCTCGGGAACGAGACGCAAGCAACCGCTCATACCACCTTCACGCCGACCAGCAGCCACGCCGTCCGCTCCACCCTCATTTACGGACGATGTACGCCTTCGAGCCCGTCCCGAAGATTCAGTTGCTTTGGCTCGCGCAGATGGTACGGCCCCACGTCCACGTGCAGACCTCACTAGCTTCCAACAGGCTCATTCGCAGGGTATTAGTAGTATGCTGAACATGCTGCCGCCGTCGTCGGATGGAGGTTCAGGAGGAGGCAGTTCAAACCACTCGCCGATTTGTatcgatgatgatgcaAGCGACGGCTCGAATTGGTCTGGCAAAGCACGTGCAAGCAGAGGGAAGAAGAGGCTAGGTATAAGGCGTCGTGTGTGA
- a CDS encoding uncharacterized protein (related to MEF2 - translation elongation factor, mitochondrial): MSPIRRCTTRLSRLSVSARTRTTLHVACPSLMVASRLPRQPLSACVVKDLRTFTTSQRWQVIEPTSPHAERHGISALRNISIIAHIDAGKTTLTERLLHLTNALAGTTCSSSNALPGDVDSGSTVTDFLEQERQRGITIQSAAVGPVWWPPAQKSASSTEQVGITLVDTPGHIDFGIEVERALRVVDGAVVVLDGVEGVESQTENVWSQAARYNVKASILFINKLDRMGSSVSQSLRSVIRSGMHSRPLLLQLPIPVSGKDEPGIAGLVDLVEMQTVTFSGKAGEVVTRKPLHEAEDMFEEAKQARHALVECLASLDDHLLEELFGLPVGSNEEPHGKMPAASLKKAIRRQTLAGTILPVLCGSAAKNIGVQPLLDAISDFLPSPMDKPDVVGSVCAAAASTPSKAAQNRSESVEVDSTASIGKGVSISLADKRTTALAFKVVHDKRRGPTTFVRVYSGTLQRSSVLFNTTTGARERLSRVLFPFADQYVETSTLRAGQIGVILGLRDTRTGDTLVDISTTSNTSSFKPNAGGKATLSPDELKSLRLKRVHIPPPVFSMSLEPASKSDVDSVSEALNLLIRTDPSLRLGESGEGTTGQTVLSGMGELHLEIAKDRLVNEFGVNARMGAVRVSYRETLDERLGWLEAEEVVDRELAGKKIRIGAKIKVKALGEDEMHLASGADAAVYGGNVVDVSFSSDVARDLGAAKKASAEDEGDIQAYLADTPRQTRTKPGSSSVKETSTTSTSSALPSGVDLTTVETMFKAGMVAALSRGPLTSNPLMGLMVRVSNIEMFGELSSSAAISYLLSHLVRKVLRSEAQVNLETGLPTSTPTPLTTLMEPMMTTRITLPAVHLGKVINDITAEQNGLVQDVVHQTTASEDNHVVEDQVFIPNAATNRFELQSSAASSGAAGKGAAALGIGEGSAEIHAVVPLANLVRYSSKLRALTAGAAHFNMQLQGFAKVSRQRQSEILQELGR; the protein is encoded by the coding sequence ATGAGTCCAATACGCCGATGCACGACAAGGCTATCGAGGCTATCGGTGTCAGCTCGGACTAGAACCACGCTACATGTAGCCTGCCCATCCTTGATGGTGGCTTCGCGATTGCCTCGACAGCCACTTTCAGCTTGTGTCGTCAAGGATTTGCGTACGTTCACTACCTCGCAGCGATGGCAGGTGATCGAGCCCACCAGTCCGCATGCCGAAAGACATGGCATCTCAGCACTTCGTAacatctcgatcatcgCACACATCGACGCTGGCAAAACCACGCTCACAGAACGGCTTTTACATCTCACCAATGCGCTCGCTGGCACCacttgcagcagcagcaacgcctTACCAGGCGACGTCGACTCTGGTAGCACAGTAACCGACTTCCTAGAGCAAGAAAGACAACGAGGCATCACAATCCAATCGGCAGCTGTTGGACCTGTATGGTGGCCTCCTGCACAGAAATCAGCATCCTCCACTGAACAGGTAGGAATCACCCTCGTCGACACTCCCGGACACATCGATTTCGGCATCGAAGTCGAACGCGCACTTCGTGTCGTAGACGGTGCAGTCGTTGTGCTGGATGGTGTCGAAGGAGTCGAATCCCAAACCGAGAACGTTTGGTCTCAGGCAGCAAGGTACAATGTGAAAGCATCCATACTGTTCATCAACAAACTGGACAGGATGGGAAGTTCGGTCTCACAATCGTTGCGCAGTGTGATACGCTCCGGGATGCATTCGAgaccgctgctgctacagCTGCCCATTCCAGTCAGCGGTAAAGACGAACCAGGGATCGCAGGACTCGTGGATCTGGTCGAGATGCAAACGGTAACGTTCAGCGGCAAAGCGGGCGAAGTGGTGACGCGCAAGCCTCTGCACGAAGCGGAGGACATGTTTGAAGAAGCCAAACAAGCGAGGCATGCGTTGGTAGAGTGTTTGGCTTCACTGGATGACCACTTGTTGGAGGAGCTGTTCGGTCTGCCGGTGGGGTCGAACGAGGAACCGCATGGCAAGAtgccagcagcgtcgcTGAAGAAGGCAATCCGAAGGCAGACGTTGGCGGGGACGATTCTACCAGTGCTGTGCGGATCCGCTGCGAAAAATATCGGAGTTCAGCCACTGCTTGATGCCATCTCTGACTTTTTGCCCAGTCCGATGGATAAACCCGATGTGGTGGGTAGCgtttgtgctgctgccgcatcGACGCCTTCGAAAGCTGCGCAAAACAGATCGGAAAGTGTCGAGGTAgactcgacagcatcgatTGGTAAAGGTGTATCGATCTCCCTAGCAGACAAACGCACCACAGCACTCGCCTTTAAAGTGGTACATGACAAACGACGCGGACCGACAACGTTTGTTCGTGTCTACTCTGGCACGCTCCAACGCTCCTCGGTTCTGTTCAACACCACCACTGGAGCGAGGGAACGACTCTCACGCGTGCTCTTTCCGTTTGCCGATCAGTATGTCGAAACCAGCACCTTGCGTGCAGGCCAAATCGGCGTGATACTCGGTCTGCGAGATACACGTACGGGAGATacgctcgtcgacatctCAACCACCTCCAATACGTCGTCGTTTAAACCCAACGCCGGTGGAAAAGCAACACTCAGTCCAGACGAGCTCAAATCTCTGCGCCTCAAGCGTGTTCACATCCCACCACCGGTCTTCAGCATGTCTTTGGAACCCGCATCCAAGTCAGACGTCGACTCGGTATCTGAAGCGCTCAACTTGCTCATTCGAACTGACCCTTCCCTTCGCCTCGGCGAGTCCGGAGAGGGAACCACGGGTCAAACGGTGCTTAGCGGGATGGGAGAACTGCATTTGGAGATCGCTAAGGATCGACTTGTCAACGAATTTGGTGTGAATGCTCGAATGGGGGCTGTTCGCGTGTCGTACAGGGAAACGCTGGATGAACGCTTGGGTTGGctggaagcagaagaagTGGTGGACAGGGAGTTGGCAGGTAAGAAGATCAGAATCGGTGCAAAAATCAAGGTCAAAGCACTGGGAGAAGACGAGATGCATTTGGCGAGCGGCGCAGATGCAGCGGTGTATGGTGGTAACGTTGTTGATGTTTCTTTCAGTTCCGATGTTGCCAGGGATTTGGGAGCGGCTAAAAAAGCTTCGGCCGAGGACGAAGGCGACATTCAGGCATATCTCGCCGACACCCCTCGACAAACACGAACTAAGCCGGGTTCCTCTTCCGTCAAAGAGACCAGCACCACCTCTACCAGCTCGGCTTTGCCTTCAGGAGTCGACCTGACCACGGTCGAAACCATGTTCAAGGCGGGCATGGTAGCAGCGCTATCTCGCGGTCCACTCACATCGAACCCGTTGATGGGCCTCATGGTGCGCGTGTCCAACATCGAAATGTTTGGAGagctgtcgtcgtcggcagcgATTTCTTACCTCCTTTCGCACCTCGTACGAAAAGTGCTGCGCTCCGAAGCACAGGTCAACCTGGAAACTGGTCTTCCAACATCTACACCTACACCGCTGACGACACTGATGGAGCCCATGATGACAACGCGCATCACCCTCCCCGCTGTGCACCTGGGCAAAGTGATCAACGACATCACCGCCGAACAGAATGGGTTGGTGCAGGACGTGGTTCACCAGACCACCGCTTCTGAGGACAACCATGTAGTGGAGGATCAAGTGTTTATTCCGAACGCAGCCACAAATAGGTTCGAGCTGCAGTCTTCGGCCGCAAGTTCgggcgctgctggcaaaggtgctgctgcgctcggGATCGGAGAGGGAAGCGCCGAGATCCACGCCGTGGTACCGCTGGCTAATTTGGTGAGGTACTCGTCCAAGTTGCGTGCATTGACAGCCGGAGCAGCACATTTCAACATGCAGTTGCAGGGCTTTGCAAAAGTTTCCAGACAGAGACAGAGTGAGATTTTGCAAGAGCTCGGTCGTTGA
- a CDS encoding uncharacterized protein (related to CHA1 - L-serine/L-threonine deaminase): MTIPFEPAACLATGKVAIPIRPLHVVSALIRSSSLSTRTGHNVFLKLDCDQPSGSFKIRGIGAICQMAIAQHGAENTHLVSSSGGNAGLAVAHAAKSAGVGCTIFVPLSTEADVVEKLRLQGAEVVVGGDAWDQADAAARVEVESRKASVYVHPFEGDQLIAGHSGMVDEMFDQLQNVDVLISSVGGGGLLRGIMHGVKRRGKESETTLVAVQNFGVDSFNRSLDRYLSQKDQELPNDVVTLSAIESKCTSMGTTKCSLTTLHDAINFTRTNGEITTLTVTDRLSESACWQFARHECADGKTRKVELSCASALAPVYHPWILDRLIEASGRLKHKVEQGTKLNVLVEVCGGSKVNDVLLDEYERQAGLMEHGDTVRVNGVDFPSKSG, encoded by the coding sequence ATGACGATACCCTTCGAACCTGCCGCTTGCTTGGCAACTGGCAAAGTTGCGATACCCATTCGACCTCTACACGTCGTCAGTGCTCTAATccgctcttcctcgctcAGCACACGTACCGGTCACAACGTTTTCCTCAAACTCGACTGCGATCAGCCCTCGGGCTCATTCAAAATCCGCGGTATCGGTGCTATCTGTCAAATGGCTATCGCACAACATGGTGCGGAGAACACGCACCTGGTCTCGTCGTCCGGTGGTAATGCCGGGTTGGCCGTTGCGCATGCGGCAAAGAGCGCCGGTGTGGGCTGTACAATCTTTGTGCCCTTGAGCACCGAGGCGGATGTTGTGGAGAAGCTGAGGCTGCAGGGAGCCGAGGTGGTCGTCGGCGGTGATGCATGGGATCAagccgatgcagcagcgagggTAGAGGTGGAGTCGAGGAAGGCAAGTGTTTATGTGCATCCGTTTGAAGGAGACCAGTTGATTGCTGGACACAGCGGAATGGTAGACGAGATGTTTGATCAGCTGCAAAATGTAGATGTTTTGATCAGCTCAGtgggtggtggtggctTGTTGAGAGGTATAATGCACGGTGTGAAACGACGAGGAaaggagagcgagacaaCTTTGGTTGCCGTACAGAACTTCGGCGTCGACTCTTTCAATCGCTCTCTCGACCGGTATCTCTCTCAGAAAGATCAAGAGCTGCCAAACGACGTAGTGACGCTGTCTGCGATCGAAAGCAAATGCACCAGTATGGGCACCACAAAGTGCTCACTAACAACGCTTCACGACGCGATCAACTTCACACGCACCAATGGAGAGATCACAACGCTGACCGTGACCGATCGTCTTTCCGAATCTGCCTGTTGGCAGTTCGCCCGACACGAATGCGCCGACGGAAAGACGAGAAAGGTCGAGCTCAGCTGCGCCTCGGCACTGGCACCGGTATACCACCCGTGGATCCTCGACAGACTAATCGAGGCAAGTGGCAGGTTGAAGCACAAGGTGGAGCAAGGCACCAAGTTGAACGTGCTGGTAGAGGTGTGTGGTGGAAGTAAAGTGAATGACGTATTGCTGGACGAGTATGAGAGGCAAGCAGGGCTCATGGAACACGGCGATACGGTGCGAGTGAATGGTGTTGACTTTCCATCAAAGTCTGGTTGA